The Vibrio mangrovi genome includes a region encoding these proteins:
- a CDS encoding LysR family transcriptional regulator, translating into MFKTTLDQWFVFKTIVEENGFSAAAEALNRSQSTISYSMSKLQSQLNVQLINIEGKRCELTPAGRNLLQSVYPLLEDFEYLEKTAHFLANGVEARILLSIDNIFPKDILFEAIRLFSEKFPLTEVHIDEHLRFLPSDDNAFDLAITISEDGLVPGTKLIEVNLIPVAHKDHPMFQEGHDTYSFEQLASHKMIFYQKSFQSEMENAPTIPGKIWSVRSVDSAISALKANLCYGWLPEHAITDYLESGLFRRIKITELPKCEIPLYLVEKSRKAKGPATSYLAEMLKQCCERHNRP; encoded by the coding sequence GTGTTTAAAACAACATTGGATCAATGGTTTGTTTTTAAAACCATCGTCGAAGAGAATGGATTCAGTGCCGCCGCAGAAGCATTGAACAGGAGTCAGTCCACAATTAGCTATTCCATGTCTAAGCTTCAGTCTCAACTGAATGTTCAGCTCATTAATATAGAAGGAAAACGTTGCGAGCTGACTCCCGCTGGGCGTAACCTGCTGCAAAGCGTTTATCCGCTGCTGGAAGATTTCGAGTATCTCGAAAAAACCGCACACTTTCTCGCCAATGGTGTCGAAGCAAGAATACTACTGAGTATCGACAACATATTTCCTAAAGATATTCTTTTTGAAGCAATTCGCCTTTTTAGTGAGAAGTTCCCCCTGACCGAAGTTCATATTGACGAACACCTGCGCTTTTTACCCAGTGACGATAATGCTTTTGATCTGGCTATTACCATCTCAGAAGACGGTCTGGTTCCGGGAACAAAACTCATCGAAGTAAACCTGATTCCGGTTGCCCATAAAGATCATCCGATGTTTCAGGAAGGACATGACACCTATTCTTTTGAGCAACTGGCATCCCACAAGATGATTTTCTATCAGAAATCTTTTCAGTCAGAAATGGAAAACGCTCCAACCATTCCCGGGAAAATCTGGTCAGTACGTTCGGTGGATTCCGCAATTTCAGCATTGAAGGCCAATCTATGCTATGGATGGCTACCGGAACACGCTATCACCGACTATCTTGAAAGCGGCCTGTTCAGAAGAATCAAAATCACCGAACTCCCAAAATGTGAGATTCCTTTATACTTAGTTGAAAAAAGCAGAAAGGCGAAAGGACCAGCTACATCTTATCTGGCGGAAATGCTCAAGCAATGCTGTGAGCGACATAACAGACCGTAG
- a CDS encoding tannase/feruloyl esterase family alpha/beta hydrolase, which produces MNLLENKAKISTALAFIGTLAHASIALADNVDRCAQLKDLSIQNGTVTETQYVGKGLSQQDPNRMFTGASSTQFELPAHCLVRGEIDKRTGADGKEYKIRFEVRLPTPEHWQNRFIFQGGGGTDGFLANALGTIPIHGSTALPALARGYAVTSMNGGHDGMDPTFGLDQKARLDYAYAAIGKVTQAAKNIVKAYYDARPQHSYFMGCSNGGREAMIAAQRYPTEFDGVIASNPGFHLSRAAVAETWDTQTLYSIAPADNQGRKVLANALTNNDLKLLTDAVLEKCDVRDGLKDGIVNDYIGCDFDPSDIQCKNGDSSACLSSEKVTAIKAVFGGPKDSQGKPLYNSWPYDTGVSAPGWRMWKLGFSQDATKPDAFNTVLGAGSLLFYFMTPPQPGFNPMMFDFDKDVDQVRETGSLNDATMTMMNSYVSRGGKMLIIQGVSDPVFSADDIRDWYLKTEQNTSHGDNTAMRNWNRLFMIPGMNHCGDGPALDDVDPLTAMEKWVEKNQAPEFLAAKGKAFPDKHQPICVYPKIAKYQGNGDINSIDSYKCE; this is translated from the coding sequence ATGAATTTATTAGAAAATAAGGCGAAAATCAGTACTGCATTAGCATTTATCGGAACTCTGGCACATGCCAGTATCGCATTAGCCGATAATGTTGATCGCTGTGCACAACTCAAAGATCTGTCTATTCAGAATGGTACGGTTACCGAAACTCAGTATGTCGGGAAAGGATTATCACAACAGGATCCGAACCGGATGTTTACCGGGGCAAGTTCGACCCAGTTCGAACTGCCGGCTCACTGTCTGGTCCGTGGTGAAATCGATAAGCGTACCGGAGCTGACGGTAAAGAATACAAAATACGTTTCGAAGTTCGCCTGCCTACACCTGAACACTGGCAGAATCGCTTTATTTTTCAGGGTGGTGGCGGAACAGATGGTTTTCTTGCCAATGCACTGGGCACCATTCCTATTCATGGCTCTACAGCGTTGCCGGCATTAGCACGTGGTTATGCCGTCACATCGATGAACGGTGGTCACGATGGCATGGATCCTACTTTCGGCCTTGACCAGAAAGCCCGTCTTGATTATGCCTATGCGGCAATCGGAAAAGTCACTCAGGCGGCGAAGAACATTGTCAAAGCCTATTACGATGCCCGCCCTCAACATTCCTATTTTATGGGATGTTCAAATGGCGGTCGTGAAGCCATGATCGCAGCACAGCGTTATCCAACAGAATTTGATGGTGTCATTGCATCAAATCCAGGATTCCACCTCAGTCGTGCGGCTGTTGCAGAAACATGGGATACACAAACACTTTATAGCATTGCTCCTGCGGATAATCAGGGTCGTAAGGTCTTAGCCAATGCCTTAACCAATAATGACCTGAAACTGCTCACCGATGCAGTACTGGAAAAATGTGATGTAAGAGATGGTCTGAAAGATGGCATTGTTAACGACTATATCGGCTGTGATTTCGACCCAAGTGACATTCAGTGTAAAAACGGCGATAGCTCTGCCTGTTTGTCTTCCGAAAAAGTTACAGCAATTAAAGCGGTATTCGGTGGGCCGAAAGACAGCCAGGGTAAACCACTCTACAACAGCTGGCCATATGATACCGGTGTCTCGGCTCCGGGCTGGAGAATGTGGAAATTAGGTTTTTCTCAGGATGCAACCAAACCAGATGCATTTAACACCGTTCTGGGTGCCGGCTCTCTGCTGTTTTACTTTATGACACCGCCACAACCGGGCTTCAACCCGATGATGTTCGATTTTGATAAAGATGTTGATCAAGTCAGAGAAACAGGTTCACTGAATGATGCCACCATGACAATGATGAACAGCTATGTTTCCCGTGGCGGAAAAATGCTTATCATCCAGGGTGTTTCCGATCCGGTATTTTCTGCCGATGACATTCGTGACTGGTATCTGAAAACCGAACAGAATACCTCACACGGTGACAATACTGCGATGCGTAACTGGAACCGGTTGTTTATGATTCCGGGCATGAACCACTGTGGTGATGGGCCAGCGCTGGATGATGTTGATCCATTGACGGCAATGGAAAAATGGGTAGAAAAAAATCAGGCTCCTGAGTTTCTGGCAGCAAAAGGCAAAGCCTTCCCAGATAAACATCAACCGATCTGTGTTTATCCTAAGATTGCAAAATATCAGGGAAATGGCGATATCAATTCCATCGATTCATATAAATGTGAATAA
- the puuE gene encoding allantoinase PuuE has product MEEHNPRDYIGYGRDQVPDAQWPGQARVALQFVLNYEEGGENCVLHGDDHAETFLSEIFGAEPYPERHMSMESLYEYGSRVGVWRILNEFRKRDLPLTIFGIATALQRNPEVTKAIVEADHEIVCHGLKWIHYQNMHIDQERQHMRDALDIIENLTGKRPIGWYTGRDSPNTRQLVAEQEGLLYDSDYYGDDLPFWTRVEGQEEPHLVIPYTLDTNDMRFASPYGFSHGDEFFQYLKDHFDCLYEEGKEKPKMMSIGMHCRVLGKPSRFMALKKFLDYVQSHEKVWIAKREDIARHWIEKHPPTI; this is encoded by the coding sequence ATGGAAGAACACAATCCCCGCGATTATATCGGCTACGGACGTGATCAGGTGCCGGATGCCCAATGGCCGGGACAGGCGCGTGTTGCGCTCCAGTTTGTATTGAATTATGAAGAAGGCGGTGAGAACTGTGTACTGCACGGTGATGATCATGCCGAGACTTTTCTGTCTGAAATTTTCGGAGCAGAACCTTATCCCGAACGCCATATGAGTATGGAATCTCTCTATGAATACGGATCGCGAGTCGGTGTCTGGCGGATTCTGAATGAATTCCGCAAACGTGACCTGCCTCTGACGATTTTCGGGATTGCCACAGCGCTGCAACGAAACCCCGAAGTAACCAAAGCCATTGTTGAAGCTGATCATGAGATCGTCTGCCACGGTTTGAAGTGGATCCATTACCAGAACATGCATATCGATCAGGAACGTCAGCATATGCGGGATGCGCTGGACATTATCGAGAACCTGACCGGTAAACGCCCAATCGGCTGGTACACCGGACGCGACTCTCCGAATACCCGTCAGTTGGTTGCCGAACAGGAAGGACTGCTCTACGACTCCGACTATTACGGTGACGATCTGCCTTTCTGGACCCGGGTTGAAGGACAGGAAGAACCACATCTGGTGATCCCTTATACACTGGATACCAATGACATGCGCTTCGCCTCCCCTTATGGTTTCAGCCACGGAGACGAATTCTTCCAGTATCTGAAAGATCACTTCGATTGTTTATATGAGGAAGGAAAAGAGAAGCCCAAGATGATGTCCATCGGAATGCATTGCCGGGTTCTCGGTAAACCCAGCCGTTTTATGGCGCTGAAGAAGTTTCTTGATTACGTCCAGTCACATGAAAAAGTCTGGATTGCCAAACGGGAAGACATCGCCAGACACTGGATAGAAAAGCATCCGCCGACAATTTGA